One stretch of Microbacterium terrae DNA includes these proteins:
- a CDS encoding SDR family oxidoreductase translates to MTSNTLAGKTILMSGGSRGIGLAIALRAARDGANIALLAKTDTPHPKLEGTVHSAAEQIRAAGGNALPIVGDVRNDDDVTEAVLTTQGEFGGIDIVVNNASVIDLSRSLDLQAKKYDLMQDVNVRGTFMLSRAAVPILKDALNPHILSLSPPLNLAPKWLGAHTGYTLAKYGMTMTTLGLAAEFAADGIAANTLWPQTTIATAAVQFALGGDRMMKVSRTPEVYADAAYEVFLKPAATYTGQTLIVEDVLREAGVTDFSQYAAVPGTPDEQLFPDIFLD, encoded by the coding sequence TTGACCTCGAACACCCTCGCCGGCAAGACCATCCTCATGTCGGGCGGCAGCCGCGGCATCGGGCTCGCCATCGCCCTGCGCGCAGCGCGCGACGGCGCCAACATCGCCCTGCTCGCCAAGACCGACACCCCGCATCCGAAGCTCGAGGGCACGGTGCACTCGGCGGCTGAGCAGATCCGGGCGGCGGGCGGCAACGCGCTGCCGATCGTCGGCGATGTGCGCAACGACGACGACGTCACCGAGGCCGTGCTCACGACGCAGGGCGAGTTCGGCGGCATCGACATCGTCGTCAACAACGCCAGCGTGATCGACCTGTCGCGCTCGCTCGACCTGCAGGCGAAGAAGTACGACCTCATGCAGGACGTCAACGTGCGCGGCACGTTCATGCTGAGCCGGGCGGCGGTGCCGATCCTCAAGGATGCTCTGAACCCGCACATCCTCTCGCTGTCGCCGCCGCTGAACCTCGCCCCGAAGTGGCTGGGCGCCCACACCGGCTACACGCTCGCGAAGTACGGGATGACCATGACGACGCTCGGTCTCGCCGCCGAGTTCGCCGCCGACGGCATCGCCGCCAACACGCTGTGGCCGCAGACGACCATCGCGACCGCCGCGGTGCAGTTCGCGCTCGGCGGCGACCGGATGATGAAGGTGAGTCGCACGCCGGAGGTGTACGCCGACGCGGCGTACGAGGTGTTCCTCAAGCCCGCCGCCACCTACACCGGGCAGACGCTCATCGTGGAGGACGTGCTGCGCGAGGCCGGCGTCACCGACTTCTCGCAGTACGCGGCAGTGCCCGGCACACCCGACGAGCAGCTGTTCCCCGATATCTTCCTCGACTGA
- a CDS encoding LysE family translocator yields MVPPENLLAFTLAALVLIVIPGPSVLFTIGRALALGRTGGLLSVLGNALGLLPIILLVALGVGGVVAQSVVLFAIVRIAGAGYLMFLGVQAIRHRHRAATASASVAPRSHRRQLAEGFTVGVTNPKTIAFFVAVLPQFVDLDAGAVPLQMIELGLVFFVIALISDGAWALAAAAARTWFGRSPKRIATLSAVGGGMMIGLGGVLLVTGSKH; encoded by the coding sequence GTGGTCCCTCCCGAGAATCTCCTCGCGTTCACGCTCGCCGCCCTCGTGCTGATCGTGATCCCGGGGCCGAGCGTGCTGTTCACGATCGGTCGCGCGCTGGCGCTCGGCCGCACCGGCGGGCTCCTCAGCGTGCTCGGCAACGCGCTCGGTCTGCTGCCGATCATCCTGCTCGTCGCGCTCGGGGTGGGCGGCGTGGTCGCGCAGTCCGTCGTGCTGTTCGCGATCGTGAGGATCGCGGGAGCCGGCTACCTGATGTTCCTGGGCGTGCAGGCGATCCGCCACCGTCACCGCGCCGCCACCGCATCCGCCTCGGTCGCGCCTCGCTCGCACCGGCGTCAGCTGGCCGAAGGCTTCACCGTGGGCGTGACGAACCCCAAGACGATCGCCTTCTTCGTGGCGGTGCTGCCGCAGTTCGTCGACCTCGACGCCGGCGCCGTGCCGCTGCAGATGATCGAGCTCGGCCTGGTGTTCTTCGTTATCGCGCTGATCTCGGACGGAGCATGGGCTCTCGCCGCGGCCGCCGCCCGCACGTGGTTCGGCCGCTCGCCGAAGCGCATCGCCACCCTGTCGGCCGTCGGCGGGGGCATGATGATCGGGCTCGGCGGGGTGCTGCTCGTCACCGGCAGCAAGCACTGA
- a CDS encoding Pycsar system effector family protein codes for MPEASSPIGAAGRPASELSGAVPAVVPPAAEPRPVHELAEKMLEEAAAEIDRADQKASLLIGSLGIAFSIVLSALIGGDWSPQSLHPVGAALWIIGALAAGASVVSAALAVWPRLSRSTPGSITYWGQVKDLGSPQAVADALTERGLLPPERTYQQLLVLSAVVQRKYRAIRWAMVLAGAGIALVTVAYFIVN; via the coding sequence ATGCCCGAGGCATCCTCCCCCATCGGCGCCGCCGGGCGACCCGCCTCCGAACTGTCGGGCGCCGTACCGGCCGTGGTACCGCCCGCCGCGGAGCCCCGGCCGGTGCACGAACTCGCCGAGAAGATGCTCGAGGAGGCGGCCGCCGAGATCGACCGTGCCGACCAGAAGGCGTCGCTGCTCATCGGCAGCCTCGGCATCGCATTCAGCATCGTGCTGAGCGCCCTGATCGGCGGAGACTGGTCGCCGCAGTCGCTGCACCCCGTCGGGGCCGCGCTGTGGATCATCGGGGCCCTCGCCGCGGGAGCGTCGGTCGTCTCCGCGGCGCTCGCGGTGTGGCCACGGCTCAGCCGCTCGACGCCGGGGTCGATCACGTACTGGGGGCAGGTCAAGGATCTCGGCTCGCCGCAGGCCGTGGCTGACGCCCTGACCGAGCGAGGCCTGCTGCCGCCCGAGCGCACCTACCAGCAGCTGCTCGTGCTGTCGGCGGTGGTGCAGCGCAAGTACCGCGCGATCCGCTGGGCGATGGTGCTCGCGGGCGCGGGAATCGCCCTGGTCACCGTCGCGTACTTCATCGTGAACTGA
- the rlmN gene encoding 23S rRNA (adenine(2503)-C(2))-methyltransferase RlmN, translating into MTSQPPVRATKPRQVRPATEGWSQKKDEEGRPLLQFASPKRGKPPVHLADLTPEQRVERVKELGMPGFRAKQLEKHYFQHWTHHAADMTDLPAAGRDEFVHGMLPPLLTEVRRLETDRGDTIKFLWKLHDGALVESVLMRYPGRITLCVSSQAGCGMNCPFCATGQAGLTRNMSAAEIIEQIVRANRLIADGGLGDPRKVGHEGERVTNIVFMGMGEPLANYARVMQAVRVMTDKQHGIGMSARGITVSTVGLVPAITKLANEDIPVTFALSLHAPDDKLRDELIPVNSRWKVDEALDAARAYFDKTGRRVSIEYALIKDMNDHAWRADLLAKKLNDRGRGWVHVNPIPLNPTPGSIWTSSDVDVQDEFVRRLNDAGIPTTLRDTRGKEIDGACGQLVATEDDQAVADATPLEE; encoded by the coding sequence ATGACTTCTCAGCCGCCCGTGCGCGCCACCAAACCACGCCAGGTGCGTCCGGCGACCGAGGGATGGTCGCAGAAGAAGGACGAGGAGGGGCGGCCGCTTCTGCAGTTCGCCTCGCCGAAGCGCGGCAAGCCGCCCGTGCACCTCGCCGACCTCACCCCCGAACAGCGCGTCGAGCGCGTGAAGGAGCTCGGGATGCCGGGCTTCCGCGCCAAGCAGCTCGAGAAGCACTACTTCCAGCACTGGACGCACCACGCCGCCGACATGACCGACCTGCCGGCCGCGGGCCGCGACGAGTTCGTGCACGGCATGCTCCCCCCGCTGCTCACGGAGGTGCGCCGCCTCGAGACCGACCGCGGCGACACGATCAAGTTCCTGTGGAAGCTCCACGACGGCGCGCTCGTCGAGTCGGTGCTCATGCGCTACCCCGGCCGCATCACGCTGTGCGTGTCGAGCCAGGCCGGCTGCGGCATGAACTGCCCGTTCTGCGCCACCGGCCAGGCGGGGCTCACCCGCAACATGTCGGCTGCCGAGATCATCGAGCAGATCGTGCGCGCGAACCGCCTCATCGCCGACGGCGGCCTCGGCGACCCGCGCAAGGTCGGCCACGAGGGCGAGCGCGTCACGAACATCGTCTTCATGGGCATGGGCGAGCCCCTTGCCAACTACGCGCGTGTGATGCAGGCGGTGCGGGTCATGACCGACAAGCAGCACGGCATCGGCATGAGCGCCCGCGGCATCACCGTCTCGACCGTCGGCCTCGTCCCCGCGATCACCAAGCTCGCGAACGAGGACATCCCGGTGACGTTCGCGCTGTCGCTCCACGCGCCCGACGACAAGCTGCGCGACGAGCTCATCCCGGTGAACTCGCGCTGGAAGGTCGATGAGGCGCTCGACGCCGCACGCGCCTACTTCGACAAGACCGGCCGCCGTGTCTCGATCGAGTACGCGCTCATCAAAGACATGAACGACCACGCGTGGCGCGCCGACCTCCTCGCGAAGAAGCTCAACGACCGCGGTCGCGGGTGGGTGCACGTGAACCCCATCCCGCTGAACCCGACTCCCGGGTCGATCTGGACCTCGTCCGACGTCGACGTGCAGGACGAGTTCGTGCGCCGGCTCAACGACGCCGGCATCCCCACGACCCTGCGCGACACACGCGGCAAGGAGATCGACGGCGCCTGCGGACAGCTCGTCGCCACCGAGGACGACCAGGCGGTGGCGGACGCCACTCCGCTCGAGGAGTGA